The region TCCGAGCGGCTCCGCGCGATGTCCGCGGCGATGCGCTCGGCGTAGACGAGGCCTTCCAGGAGGGAGTTGGAGGCGAGCCGGTTGGCGCCGTGGACGCCGGTGCAGGCGACCTCGCCGCACGCGTAGAGGCCGGGCACGGTGGTGCGACCGCGGGCGTCCGTGCGGACGCCTCCGGAGGCGTAGTGGGCGGCCGGGGCGACCGGGACGGGCTCGGTGACCGGGTCGATGCCGTGGGCGCGGCAGGCGGCGAGGATGGTCGGGAAGCGGTGCTCCCACATGTCGGCGCCGAAGTGCCGGGCGTCGAGGTACATGTGCTCGGCGTCGTGCTCCTGCATGCGCCGCATGATGCCCTTGGCGACGATGTCCCGGGGCGCCAGTTCGGCCAGCTCGTGCTGGCCGACCATGAAGCGCACGCCGTCCGCGTCGACCAGGTGGGCGCCCTCGCCGCGTACCGCCTCCGACACCAGCGGCTGCTGGCCCTCGGCGTCCGGGCCGAGGAAGAGCACGGTCGGGTGGAACTGGACGAATTCGAGGTCGGAGACCTCGGCGCCCGCGCGCAGGGCGAGTGCCACGCCGTCGCCCGTGGACACCGACGGGTTCGTCGTCGCGGAGAAGACCTGGCCCATGCCGCCGGTGGCGAGGACCACGGTGGGGGCGTGGACGGCTCCCACGCCGTCGTGCTGGCCCTCTCCCATGACGTGGAGGGTCACACCCGCGGTGCGGCCGTCGGAGTCCGTGAGGAGGTCCAGGACGAGCGCGTTCTCGACCGTGCGCAGGCCACGCGCGCGTACCGCCTCGACGAGTGCCCGGGAGATCTCGGCGCCCGTCGCGTCGCCGCCCGCGTGCGCGATACGGCGGCGGTGGTGGCCGCCCTCACGGGTGAGTGCCAGCTCGCCTTCGGTGGACTCGTCGAAGTGGGCGCCGGTCTCGATCAGGCGGCGTACGGCGTCGGGGCCCTCGGTGACGAGGATGCGCACGGCGTCCTCGTCGCACAGGCCCGCGCCCGCGACGAGGGTGTCGTCGAGGTGCTGTTCGGGGGTGTCGCCGTCGCCGAGGGCCGCGGCGATGCCGCCCTGCGCCCAGCGCGTGGAGCCGTCGTCGAGGCGGGCCTTGGTGACGACGACGGTCCTCAGGCCCGCGGCCTCGCAGCGCAGTGCCGCGGTGAGGCCCGCGACGCCGGAGCCGACGACCACCACGTCGGCGGTGAGGGCCCAGCCGGGGGCGGGTGCGTGCAGTCGTATGCCAGTACCCGTAGGTGTACCTGTGCCTGTGGCGGTCACGAGGCGGCTCCGAAGGTGAGGGGGAGGTTGTCGATCAGGCGGGTCGTGCCGACCCGGGCGGCGACGGCGAGGACCGCCTCGCCGGTGAAGTCGTCCTCGATGTCGGTGAAGTCCGACGGGTCGACCAGCGCCAGGTAGTCCAGGACCAGCGGCGGCTGGAGGCGGGCGGCCTCGTCCAGGACGAGGCGGGCGGCGCCGCGGACGGCGGCGGGGCCGCCGGGTACGGCCTTGGCGACCGCGTGCGCGTCGGCGGCGGCGCGGGATTCGCCGATCGCGCTGAGCGCCTCGGCACGCGCGCGCGTGGCGGGCACTTCGCGGGCCCGGGCGCGCAGGGCCTCCTGGGCGGCGTGCCGGTCGCGGCCCGCGAAGAGTGCCTGGGAGAGGGCGAGCGCGGTGCGCCGCTCCTCGGGCGAGAGGTAGCGGTTGCGGCTGGAGAGGGCGAGCCCGTCCTCCTCGCGCACGGTGGGCACGCCGACGATCTCCACGCCGAAGTTCAGGTCGCGCACCATGCGGCGGATCAGGGCGAGCTGCTGGGCGTCCTTCTGCCCGAACAGCGCCGTGTCGGGCCGGGTGAGGTGCAGCAGCTTGGCGACGACGGTGAGCATGCCGTCGAAGTGGCCGGGGCGCACGGCACCCTCCAGGCGCTCGCCCATGGGGCCCGCGGAGAGGCGGACCTGGGGATCGCCGCCGGGGTAGACCTCGTCCACGAAGGGGGCGAACACGGCGTCCGCGCCCGCCTCCTCGGCGATCTTGAGGTCGGCGTCGAGGGTGCGCGGGTAGCGGTCGAGGTCCTCGCCCGCGCCGAACTGGAGCGGGTTCACGAAGACCGTGACGACGACTTCGCCCTCGGGCCCGGCGATCTCGCGGGCGGCGCGGATCAGCGTGGCGTGGCCCTCGTGCAGGGCGCCCATGGTCATCACGACGGCCCGGCTGCCGCGGTGTACGCGCGCGTGCAGCTCGTCGGCGGTGCGCAGCAGGGTGGTCATCGGTCGCTCCCGTCGTCGGGCAGGGTCGCGCCGTCGGCGAGTACCCCGAGGAGGTCCTCGGCGAGTTCCGGCTTCAGCAGTCCGTGGGCCAGCGCCCGGTCGGCGGTCGCGCGGGCCATCGCGAGATAGCCGGCGACGGTCCCCGGGGCGTGCTTGCGCAGTTCGGCGACGTGCGCGGCGACCGTGCCGGCGTCCCCGCGCGCGACGGGCCCGGTGAGGGCGGCGTCGCCCGACCTGAGGGCGTTGTCGAGGGCGGCGCCGAGCAGCGGGCCGAGCATCCGGTCCGGGGCCTCCACGCCGGCGGTGCGCAGCAGTTCCATGGACTCGGCGACCAGGGTCACCAGGTGGTTGGCGCCGAGCGCGAGGGCCGCGTGGTAGAGCGGGCGGGACTCCTCGGCGATCCACTCGGGCTCGCCGCCCATCTCGATCACCAGGGCCTCGGCGGCCAGGCGCAGCTGTTCGGGCGCGGTGACTCCGAAGGAGCATCCGGCGAGCCGCTGCACGTCCACGGGGGTGCCGGTGAACGTCATGGCGGGGTGCAGCGCGAGCGGCAGGGCGCCCGCCCTGAGCGCCGGGTCGAGCACTCGCGCGCCGTACCGCCCGGAGGTGTGCACGAGCAGCTGTCCGGGCCGGATGGCGCCCGTCTCGGCGAGCCCCTCGACGAGCCCGGGCAGAGCGTCGTCCGGAACCGTCAGCAGGACCAGGTCGGAGCGCTCCAGGACCTGCGCCGGGGAGAGCAGCGGCACGTCGGGCAGGAGCAGCGCGGCGCGCCGCCTGGAGGCGTCGGAGACCCCGGACACGGCCACCGGGCGGTGCCCGGCGAGCTGGAGCGCCGCGGCGAGGGCGGGGCCGACCCGGCCCGCGCCGACAACGCCGACGGTGAGCCGCGCGGGGCGGTCCTTGGGGTCTGGCTGGGGGAATGTACTCACTCGACGGCGGCCTTCCGTTCCAGTCCGCTCGGGGTACCGGACGATTTCTCGTCATGTTAACGCGATTGGTTCGAGCGTCGTTTTCGTTGTCCACAGGCTGTGGGTTTCCGCAGGTCGCGGGGGGGTGCGGAAAACGAGGATGCCGAGGCGGGGCCGCGCGCGACATCATCCGGGGATGAGCGATACGGCGGAAGCGACGGCGGGACAGGACCCGATGACGGTGGGACAGGACCCGGAGAGTGCGGGCCAGGATCCGGAAGAGGCGGCCGAGCGGCTGCGGGAGCGGCGGAGTGCCGCGCTGCGGGCGGCCCGGCGCGTGCTGTGGCGGCCCAGCCACCAGCACACGGTCCGGGAGCGGCTGACCTGGCTGAACGAGGGCGCCAAGGGCGTGTACGACCTCGACCGGCCCGTCGACATGTACGGCGGCCAGATCGTCGAGACCCTGGAGGAGCGGGTCGCGGGCCTGCTCGGCAAGGAGGCGGCCGCCTTCTTCCCCACCGGCACCATGGCCCAGCAGGTCGGCCTGCGCTGCTGGGCGGGCCGCACCGGGAACCCGACCGTCGCCCTCCATGCGCTCGGCCACCCCGAGGTCCATGAACGGCACGCGTTCAGCCAGGTCAGCGGCTTGCGCCCGGTGCGGGTGACCGACGAGCCCCGGCTGCCCACGGCCCAGGAGATACGGGACTTCGAGGAGCCCTTCGGGGCGCTGCTGCTCGAACTGCCGCTCAGGGACGCCGGTTTTGTGCTGCCCTCCTGGGAGGAACTCTCCGAGGTCGTGGAAGCCGCCCGGGATCGTGACGCGGTGGTCCACTTCGACGGAGCCCGCCTGTGGGAGTGCACCTCGCACTTCGGCCGCCCGCTGGACGAGATCGCGGGCCTCGCGGACAGCGTCTACGTGTCGTTCTACAAGTCGCTCGAAGGCTTCGGCGGGGCGGCTGTCGCGGGCCCGAAGACGCTGATCGACGAGGCGAAGACCTGGCGGCACCGGTACGGCGGCATGATCCTCCAGCAGTTCCCGACGGTGCTCGCCGCGCTCATCGGCCTGGACCGGGAGCTGCCCCGGCTGCCGGAGTACGTGGCCCACGCGCGCGTGGTCGCCGCCGCCCTGCGCGACGGTTTCACGGAGGCCAAGGTCCCCTGGGCGCGCGTCCACCCGGAAGAGCCGCACACCCACCAGTTCCAGGTGTGGCTGCCGTACGACCCCGACGTCCTCACGGACGCGGCGCTGCGGCAGACCGAGGAGACCAAGACCTCGCTCTTCTCTCAGAGCTGGATGCGGGGTGGTCCGGGGCTCGCGCTCACCGAGGTCACGGTGGCGGCGCCCGGTCTGGAGTGGACGGCGCAGGACGTACGGGCGGCCGTCCGGGAGTTCGTCGAGCGACTGCCCGGCTGACCGCACACGGAGTCCGGCGCCCGGCCGACCCCGCACGGACGCCGGCGGTCGACCACCCCGCACGGAGGTCAGCGGCCCGGGTGCGGCGGCCGTCCGCGCAGCCACCGGCCCAGGGCCTGGCGTATCCGCCCGTGGGCCGGGCGGCCCGCCACGACCGCCCGGAACCGCCGGAGGTCGCGCAGCTCGCGGGCGACCTGCCAGTCGTGCGCGCCGGGCGCCGGAGGGGCCGGCTCGCCGTGCCGGCTGGCCCGGTAGCTGTCGAGCAGGTACTGCTGGGTGATGCTCATGGCTCATCGCCTCTCGGGACGGAAACGCGCGACGGAAGGGGGATCCGAAGGCCCGCGGTTGCCCCGGTCGTCCCAGATTGCGCCCGTCCTCGGTGGCTGTCGCCTCGATTGACGGTCGCCGTCAATCGACGACGGCGTTGTCAGTGGCGGGGTGCACCATGAGGTCATGAGCGTGCACATCGACGTCACCGGGCTGCGGCAGGAGCGGATCTCCGTCGTGCCGTCGCCCCTGGCCGAGCTCTGCATGGCGCTGCACGCGCTGTCCGAGCCGGGTCACCACCCCGGGCTGCAGGGCTGGGCGACCGGTGTGACCGCCCGGCTCGACTCGCATCTCGCGGACCGGATGTGCGAGGCCGACTTCCTGTGGCGGACGACGTTCTCGGACCTGTTCCTGCCGTACGCGGGGATTCCCGGCAGGACCACGCTCCCGGGCGCCACGCTCGCCGAGGAGCTGGACCTGCTGGACAAGCTGACCGACGAGCAGTTCGTGGACGCCGCCCTGGAGTTCACCTGCGCGCTTCCGTACGCGGCGCCGGGCCGGGACACGCTCTCCGACCCGGAGTTGCAGCAGCGCGCGCTGGAGCTGGCCGCCGCACGCGGACCCCAGCAGGTGCGGTTCAGCAAGCGGCTGCTGGACGATCCGCCGCAGATCCGGGCATGGCTGCGGCAGTTCCTGGAGGACTGCGACGAGGCCTTCTTCGCCGAGACCTGGTCCCGGCTGCGCCACCAGCTCGCGGCGGACGCCCGCCACAAGACGGATCTCCTGCGGCACAAGGGCCTGGCCGAGGCCATGGCCTCGGTGTCACCGGCGGTGACGCTCGACGAGACCGGCCGGACGATCACGGTCGACAAGCTGGGCCAGGGTCAGACGGCCACCGGGGAGGGCGGGCTCCTCCTCGTGCCGACCAGTCTCGGCTGGCCGCACCTGATGGTGCTGCACCGCTACGGCTGGCAGCCGGTGCTGCACTACCCGGTCGGTTCCCCGGAGCTCGCGGCCCCGTTCTCGCTGGAGCAGCTGACCCTGCGGATGACCGCCCTGTCCCATCCGGTCCGGATGCGGATCTGCCGCAGCCTGGCCCGCAGCGCGTTCACCACGGGCGAGCTGGCGCAGGTGAACGGGATGACGGCCCCGGAGATATCCCGGCACCTGGGCGTGCTGAAGAAGGCGGGCCTGATCACCACGAGGCGCCGCGGGCGGTACGTGCTGCACCAGCTGGACGTCAGCGTCGTGGCCCGGCTGGGCAGCGACTTCCTTGAGGGCATCCTGCGCTGAACCCTGCGGCCCCACGTCGAGCCCGGCGGCCCGCGTCGAGGTAGGCAGACCTGTGTCCGGCGCTCCGGAAGCTCAGTCGAACCGGATGTGCTTGGCGCCGGTCCACGCCCGCCGCAGCCGCCCCCGCACCACCCCGTCCTTGTTCGGCGTCAGCGTCAGTCCCGCGAGCACGGCGATCCGGTCGGCCGTCTTGGCGACCGTCGTGTGATCGGTCCACAGGTGCTCCGCGAACTCCGGCTCGCGCAGCCGCTCCAGGCAGTCGTCGAGCTGCCGCACGGCCCAGCTCTCGTGCCGCAGCGGGGCGTCCTTCCCGGCGACGTACTGAAGGAGGTGTCCGAAGCCGCGCTCGCGCAGCCGCTTCAGTACGGTCTCGCGCTCGGCGAGGAGCGCGAAGTGCCGTACGTCGTGGCCCAGTTCGGTAAGCCGCCCGACCGTCTCCTCGAAATAGCGGGCGTTGGTGACCGTCATGGGGGCGATGACCACGCCGTCGTGTTTGCCGAGGGCGAGGTCGAGCACCTCGACCACACCCTGCCGCCAGGACGCCAAGTCCTGGAAGTCCCCGCGCAGTTCGGGCGGCAGCATGCGGCGCAGACCGAAGCCGGCGTGTTCCGGGTCGCAGACGACGCTGCCGGGCAGCCGCCGCTGGATCTCGTGTGCGGTCTGTGTCTTGCCGCCCCCGAAGGGGCCGTTGATCCACAGGAGCATGCGCAGACCCTAGTGGGCCCCGGTCACGCCCCGGTCACGCACCCACGGTCGCCCCGTCGGCCCGGATCAGCGGTGCCCGTCCCGGATCAACGCTGCCCGCCCGCCCGTACGAGCCCCGTCTCGTAGGCGAGGACCACCACCTGCACCCGGTCCCGGAGCCCCAGCTTGGTCAGGATGCGCCCCACATGCGTCTTCACGGTGGCCTCGGACAGCACGAGACGGGCCGCGATCTCGCCGTTCGACAGACCCTGTGCGACCAGCACCATCACCTCGCGCTCACGGTCGGTGAGCCGCTCCAGCTCCTTGTGCTGGGGCTCCTTGCCGACGTGGGGCAGCATCGGCGCGAACCGGTCGAGCAGGCGCCGGGTGGTGGAGGGCGCGACCACGGCGTCACCGCTGTGCACGGAGCGGATGGCGGTGAGCAGCTCGCCGGGCGGCACGTCCTTGAGCATGAAGCCGGAGGCGCCCGCCTTCAGCCCGGAGAAGGCGTACTCGTCGAGGTCGAAGGTGGTGAGTATCAGCACCTTCGGCGGGTTGGGATCCGAGCAGATGCGGCGGGTGGTCTCCACACCGTCCAGCTTCGGCATGCGTACGTCCATCAGCACCACGTCGACCGCGGTCGACCGCAGGACCTGGAGGGCCTCGACGCCGTCGCCCGCCTCGGCCACGACCTCCATGTCCGGCTGGGCATCGAGCACCATCCGGAAGCCGGTGCGCAGCAGCACCTGGTCGTCGACGAGCATCACGCGGATCGCCATCGGGGTCTCTTCCCTCTCCATCAACGGTCAAAAAGCTTTAGAACTGGCCAAAAGATGTCGTTACAGGTGTCAGTGAGCCGACTTGAGCGGCAGCAGGGCGCTGATGCGGAAGCCTCCACCGGGGCGCGGCCCCGCGTCCAGAGTGCCGCCGACCATACCGACACGCTCGCGCATCCCGATCAGGCCGTGCCCCTGGCCGTCGGCGCCGCCCTCCTCGTACAGCTCGTGGGGCGCGCCCTTGCCGTCGTCCTCGACGAGCAGTCCGAGCCCGTCGTCGAAGTAGACCAGGCGCACGCTCGCACCCGCGTTCGGGCCACCGTGCTTGCGCGTGTTGGTGAGCGCCTCCTGGACGATCCGGTACGCCGTGAGCTCCACCCCGCTGGGCAGCGGGCGCGGGGTGCCCTCGACCTTGAAGTCGACGGGCAGGCCCGAGGTGCGGCACTGCTCGATGAGGTCGTCGAGCTGCTCGACGTCGGGCTGCGGCACGTACTCACCGCTCTCCTGGTGCTCGCCGGTGCGCAGCACGCCGAGCAGGCGGCGCATCTCGGCGAGGGCCTGGCGGCCGGTCCCGGAGATGGTCTCGAGGGCCTTCCTGGCCTGCTCGGGGGCGGCGTCCATGACGTACGCGGCACCGTCCGCCTGGACCACCATCACCGAGACGTTGTGCGCGACCACGTCGTGCAGTTCTCGGGCGATCCGGGCGCGCTCGGCGGCGACGGCCACCTTGGCCTGCGCCTCGCGCTCCTTCTCCAGGCGGGCGGCGCGCTCCTCCAGCTGGGCGAGGTAGGCGCGGCGGGTGCGGATGGAGTCACCGAGGACCCAGGCGAGCGCGAACGGAACCGTCTGGAAGATCACTATCAGGACGGCGCCCAGCGGACCCTGGTCCCTCAGGGGCCAGCGGAGCTGCCCGACGGTCGCCGCGCACAGGCCGCCGATCAGCCCGAGGCGCGAAGCCCAGCGGGCACCGTCCGCGGCGACGGTGTAGATGATCACCAACATCGCGAAGTCCGCGGGCGCCGGCGGGACGTCCAGGACCACCTGTGCGACACCTACCACTGCGGCCAGGACCAGCATCTTCTCGGGCATCAGGCGGCGCAGCGCGACGACCGCACTCAGTACGACGGCGATCGGGAGCGCCGCGGCGAGCGACCCTCGCTGGTCGGAGGCGCCGTTGACATTGCTCAGGCTCACGCCGGAGATCCCGAGCAGGACGACGGCCCAGAAGCTGTCGACCCACGTCGGGTGCCTGCGGAGGAAGTCATAGAGGCGCTGCACGTAACCCAGCGTAGGGAAGCATGCAGTGTGCAGGGGTCAACCGGAGGGTCGATCCGCAAGAGGCGCTCGTACTCCCCAAGGTGGATGCTCCCCCGCCCGGGACGGCTAGGGCCTGTCTTCCAGGGGGGCCTAGCCTGGTGCAGTGAGACGTGTGGTGACAGGTACGTGGCGAGGTTGGCGCGAGGCCACGGAGGAGGCCCTGTACGGGCCCTCCGGCTTCTATCGCGGGCCCGAGGGGCCGGCCGGGCACTTCCGTACGTCGGTGCACGCGTCCCCACTGTTCGCCGCGGCCGTCGCCCGGCTGCTGTGCCGGGTCGACGAGGCCCTCGGCCGCCCTGCCGAGCTCGCCTTCGTGGACATGGCGGCGGGCCGCGGTGAGCTGGTGACCGGTGTCCTCGCCGCGCTCCCCGCCGAAGTGGCCTCCCGCGCGCGCGGGTACGCCGTCGAACGTGCAGACCGCCCCGCCGGTCTCGATCACCGGATCGAGTGGCTCGCCCAGCCCCCGAAGGGGATCACCGGGCTGCTGTTCGCCAACGAGTGGCTGGACAACGTGCCGGTGGACGTGGCGCAGGTGGACGCGACGGGCGTACCCCGGCTGGTTCTCGTACGGGATGACGACGGGGCCGAGCGCCTGGGTGAGCCCGTGGCCGGGGTGGCGGCGGAGTGGCTGCGGAGGTGGTGGCCGCTGGCCCCCGAAGAGGCGCCTTTCCCGGGGACGCCCTCCGAGGAGGCGCCCTTCGAGGGGGCCCGTGCCGAGATCGGCCTCCCCAG is a window of Streptomyces mirabilis DNA encoding:
- a CDS encoding L-aspartate oxidase; amino-acid sequence: MTATGTGTPTGTGIRLHAPAPGWALTADVVVVGSGVAGLTAALRCEAAGLRTVVVTKARLDDGSTRWAQGGIAAALGDGDTPEQHLDDTLVAGAGLCDEDAVRILVTEGPDAVRRLIETGAHFDESTEGELALTREGGHHRRRIAHAGGDATGAEISRALVEAVRARGLRTVENALVLDLLTDSDGRTAGVTLHVMGEGQHDGVGAVHAPTVVLATGGMGQVFSATTNPSVSTGDGVALALRAGAEVSDLEFVQFHPTVLFLGPDAEGQQPLVSEAVRGEGAHLVDADGVRFMVGQHELAELAPRDIVAKGIMRRMQEHDAEHMYLDARHFGADMWEHRFPTILAACRAHGIDPVTEPVPVAPAAHYASGGVRTDARGRTTVPGLYACGEVACTGVHGANRLASNSLLEGLVYAERIAADIARSRSENGLHARVPVPVPHPEKPAHPLLAPEARFTIQRIMTEGAGVLRSAESLATATGRLQQLHTDARDALDENGKTSEPGVDTWEATNLLCVARVLVAAARLREETRGCHWREDHADRDDADWRRHIVVRLNPDRSLAVHTTDTADFPPTLPQTSGFPRPGGTPVPQRLQEQ
- the panC gene encoding pantoate--beta-alanine ligase, with translation MTTLLRTADELHARVHRGSRAVVMTMGALHEGHATLIRAAREIAGPEGEVVVTVFVNPLQFGAGEDLDRYPRTLDADLKIAEEAGADAVFAPFVDEVYPGGDPQVRLSAGPMGERLEGAVRPGHFDGMLTVVAKLLHLTRPDTALFGQKDAQQLALIRRMVRDLNFGVEIVGVPTVREEDGLALSSRNRYLSPEERRTALALSQALFAGRDRHAAQEALRARAREVPATRARAEALSAIGESRAAADAHAVAKAVPGGPAAVRGAARLVLDEAARLQPPLVLDYLALVDPSDFTDIEDDFTGEAVLAVAARVGTTRLIDNLPLTFGAAS
- a CDS encoding Rossmann-like and DUF2520 domain-containing protein encodes the protein MSTFPQPDPKDRPARLTVGVVGAGRVGPALAAALQLAGHRPVAVSGVSDASRRRAALLLPDVPLLSPAQVLERSDLVLLTVPDDALPGLVEGLAETGAIRPGQLLVHTSGRYGARVLDPALRAGALPLALHPAMTFTGTPVDVQRLAGCSFGVTAPEQLRLAAEALVIEMGGEPEWIAEESRPLYHAALALGANHLVTLVAESMELLRTAGVEAPDRMLGPLLGAALDNALRSGDAALTGPVARGDAGTVAAHVAELRKHAPGTVAGYLAMARATADRALAHGLLKPELAEDLLGVLADGATLPDDGSDR
- a CDS encoding threonine aldolase family protein; amino-acid sequence: MTVGQDPESAGQDPEEAAERLRERRSAALRAARRVLWRPSHQHTVRERLTWLNEGAKGVYDLDRPVDMYGGQIVETLEERVAGLLGKEAAAFFPTGTMAQQVGLRCWAGRTGNPTVALHALGHPEVHERHAFSQVSGLRPVRVTDEPRLPTAQEIRDFEEPFGALLLELPLRDAGFVLPSWEELSEVVEAARDRDAVVHFDGARLWECTSHFGRPLDEIAGLADSVYVSFYKSLEGFGGAAVAGPKTLIDEAKTWRHRYGGMILQQFPTVLAALIGLDRELPRLPEYVAHARVVAAALRDGFTEAKVPWARVHPEEPHTHQFQVWLPYDPDVLTDAALRQTEETKTSLFSQSWMRGGPGLALTEVTVAAPGLEWTAQDVRAAVREFVERLPG
- a CDS encoding DUF5937 family protein, producing MSVHIDVTGLRQERISVVPSPLAELCMALHALSEPGHHPGLQGWATGVTARLDSHLADRMCEADFLWRTTFSDLFLPYAGIPGRTTLPGATLAEELDLLDKLTDEQFVDAALEFTCALPYAAPGRDTLSDPELQQRALELAAARGPQQVRFSKRLLDDPPQIRAWLRQFLEDCDEAFFAETWSRLRHQLAADARHKTDLLRHKGLAEAMASVSPAVTLDETGRTITVDKLGQGQTATGEGGLLLVPTSLGWPHLMVLHRYGWQPVLHYPVGSPELAAPFSLEQLTLRMTALSHPVRMRICRSLARSAFTTGELAQVNGMTAPEISRHLGVLKKAGLITTRRRGRYVLHQLDVSVVARLGSDFLEGILR
- a CDS encoding AAA family ATPase, encoding MLLWINGPFGGGKTQTAHEIQRRLPGSVVCDPEHAGFGLRRMLPPELRGDFQDLASWRQGVVEVLDLALGKHDGVVIAPMTVTNARYFEETVGRLTELGHDVRHFALLAERETVLKRLRERGFGHLLQYVAGKDAPLRHESWAVRQLDDCLERLREPEFAEHLWTDHTTVAKTADRIAVLAGLTLTPNKDGVVRGRLRRAWTGAKHIRFD
- a CDS encoding response regulator transcription factor: MAIRVMLVDDQVLLRTGFRMVLDAQPDMEVVAEAGDGVEALQVLRSTAVDVVLMDVRMPKLDGVETTRRICSDPNPPKVLILTTFDLDEYAFSGLKAGASGFMLKDVPPGELLTAIRSVHSGDAVVAPSTTRRLLDRFAPMLPHVGKEPQHKELERLTDREREVMVLVAQGLSNGEIAARLVLSEATVKTHVGRILTKLGLRDRVQVVVLAYETGLVRAGGQR
- a CDS encoding sensor histidine kinase; translation: MQRLYDFLRRHPTWVDSFWAVVLLGISGVSLSNVNGASDQRGSLAAALPIAVVLSAVVALRRLMPEKMLVLAAVVGVAQVVLDVPPAPADFAMLVIIYTVAADGARWASRLGLIGGLCAATVGQLRWPLRDQGPLGAVLIVIFQTVPFALAWVLGDSIRTRRAYLAQLEERAARLEKEREAQAKVAVAAERARIARELHDVVAHNVSVMVVQADGAAYVMDAAPEQARKALETISGTGRQALAEMRRLLGVLRTGEHQESGEYVPQPDVEQLDDLIEQCRTSGLPVDFKVEGTPRPLPSGVELTAYRIVQEALTNTRKHGGPNAGASVRLVYFDDGLGLLVEDDGKGAPHELYEEGGADGQGHGLIGMRERVGMVGGTLDAGPRPGGGFRISALLPLKSAH
- a CDS encoding SAM-dependent methyltransferase, giving the protein MRRVVTGTWRGWREATEEALYGPSGFYRGPEGPAGHFRTSVHASPLFAAAVARLLCRVDEALGRPAELAFVDMAAGRGELVTGVLAALPAEVASRARGYAVERADRPAGLDHRIEWLAQPPKGITGLLFANEWLDNVPVDVAQVDATGVPRLVLVRDDDGAERLGEPVAGVAAEWLRRWWPLAPEEAPFPGTPSEEAPFEGARAEIGLPRDTAWASAVASVDRGLAVAVDYTHFAAARPPFGTLTGFREGRETVPVPDGSCDITAHVALDACALPGGRVVTQRAALRALGVSGARPALTLAATDPTAYVRALAGAGEAAELTATGGLGDFGWLLQSVGIPNPMIDGLLADDPLADGLLVDVPDHEEQ